One segment of Synchiropus splendidus isolate RoL2022-P1 chromosome 4, RoL_Sspl_1.0, whole genome shotgun sequence DNA contains the following:
- the tbc1d5 gene encoding TBC1 domain family member 5 isoform X3, whose protein sequence is MQHPNFETRHPLQPDEQQETGFDPLNSFNKNRSTGGSVDGSTHSPSTFLSYRKEWDDLFSNSNYLARIRQAGISGRLRSSRFRSVCWKLYLDALPEDKSQWINKTREQRAHYEKIKETHITNPRKAAGQQDLVVNNPLSQDEGSLWNKFFQDKELKGMIKQDVLRTFPEIRYFQDEEVRTKLTDILFCYARENEQLLYKQGMHELLAPIVFVLHCDHQAFQHASETADPSEEMKCLLNPHYLEHDAYALFSQLMETAEPWFSSYEREVRRGKEEMLTSIPFARPQDSGPSVAIVTKVNRIQDQLVKRHDVELHMHLNRLEIAPQIYGIRWVRLLFGREFPLQDLMVVWDALFADSITLDLVDYIFVAMLLYIRDALTASNFQTCLGLLMHYPPIGDINALIQKALFLRDPKNNPRPVNYQFQQNLDYYKTRGADLMNKSRSSTKAAPLNINKVSNSLLNFGRKLIAPAISGGSSSFTPINSEVHSASSNPPPAIPHPLADPPPHQELQHTQHPVQNQHYRLLKSESMPVHLNKGQSSRTASSSPSIESLSVGRGQSSASPPLPPSRGGSDVSTSSPPLSASKKDSFFHITRSRSHSKSMSKRDTDEDLEFQVSFLQGQINDLEAMSKYCAKMMNTHICKIQEVILQEHLEREDEVLVSLAGLKQIKDILKGALRFNQSQLEAEENEEITIADDHYTSTAAAAEAALGDDKRPLGSRRSQDPEETEAGEDGRVAAAAAAAASASEPQAAAGACEEGKNWDDYILVSQDEDLLAVGGGGARRTPLVRRGRALVRMEPEGAAGTFHDPLTAAAAATSGSSSPDEGSTNSKDSDFSIVNPNDL, encoded by the exons ATGCAGCACCCCAACTTCGAGACCCGCCACCCGCTTCAgccagatgagcagcaggagacaGGCTTTGACCCCCTCAATAGCTTTAACAAGAACCGCAGCA CAGGAGGTTCTGTCGACGGcagcactcactcaccctcAACCTTCCTGTCGTACAG GAAAGAATGGGACGACTTGTTTTCCAACAGTAATTACCTGGCCAGGATCCGACAGGCAGGCATCAGCGGGCGACTAAGGAGCAGCCGATTTCGGAGCGTGTGCTGGAAG CTGTATTTGGACGCTCTGCCGGAAGATAAGAGTCAGTGGATCAACAAGACCCGAGAGCAGCGGGCGCACTACGAGAAGATCAAAGAAACG CACATCACCAACCCTCGAAAAGCTGCAGGTCAGCAGGATCTGGTGGTCAACAACCCTCTGTCACAGGATGAAGGG AGCTTGTGGAACAAGTTCTTTCAGGATAAAGAGCTCAAAGGGATGATCAAGCAGGACGTCCTGAGAAC GTTTCCAGAGATCCGATACTTCCAGGACGAAGAAGTGAGGACCAAGCTGACGGACATTCTGTTCTGCTATGCCAGAGAAAACGAGCAGCTTCTTTACAAGCAG GGGATGCACGAGCTGCTGGCTCCCATCGTGTTCGTGCTGCACTGTGACCACCAGGCCTTCCAGCACGCCAGCGAGACGGCGGATCCCAG TGAGGAGATGAAGTGCTTGTTAAACCCTCACTACCTTGAGCATGACGCCTA TGCCTTGTTCTCTCAACTGATGGAGACAGCCGAACCCTGGTTCTCCAGCTACGAGAGAGAAGTGAGAAGG GGCAAAGAGGAGATGCTCACCAGCATCCCCTTCGCTCGGCCCCAGGATTCAGGCCCGTCTGTGGCCATAGTAACCAAAGTCAACCGCATCCAGGACCAGCTGGTGAAGAGGCACGACGTGGAGCTGCACATGCACCTGAACCGACTGGAGATCGCGCCGCAGATCTACGGCAT tcgGTGGGTGCGCCTGCTGTTCGGACGCGAGTTCCCCCTCCAGGACCTGATGGTGGTTTGGGACGCGCTGTTCGCCGACAGCATCActctggacctggtggactACATCTTCGTGGCCATGCTGCTCTACATTCGAGATGCTC tcactgcCAGTAACTTCCAGACCTGCCTGGGCCTGCTGATGCACTACCCTCCGATAGGAGACATCAACGCTCTCATCCAGAAGGCTCTTTTCCTGCGAGACCCCAAA AACAACCCACGACCCGTCAACTATCAGTTCCAGCAGAACCTGGATTATTACAAGACGCGAGGCGCTGACCTGATGAATAAGTCACG ctcctccaccaaAGCAGCTCCTCTCAACATCAACAAAGTCTCCAACAGTCTGCTGAACTTCGGCAGGAAGCTGATCGCTCCGGCGATCTCCGGCGGctccagcagcttcactccCATCAACAGCGAGGTTCACTCCGCCTCCTCCAACCCGCCGCCCGCCATCCCTCACCCGCTGGCCGACCCCCCTCCACaccaggagctgcagcacaCCCAGCATCCCGTCCAGAACCAGCACTACCGCCTGCTCAAGTCGGAGAGCATGCCGGTCCACCTCAACAAAG GCCAGAGCTCCAGAACGGCCAGCTCCTCTCCCAGTATAGAATCTCTGTCGGTTGGACGCGGCCAGTCCTCGGCctcgcctcctcttcctccgtcGCGAGGAGGCAGCGACGTCAgcacctcctctcctccgctcTCGGCCTCCAAGAAGGACTCCTTCTTCCACATCACTCGCTCCAGGTCCCACAGCAAGAGCATGAGCAAGAGAGACACC GACGAAGACCTGGAGTTTCAGGTGTCCTTCCTGCAGGGTCAGATCAACGACCTGGAGGCCATGAGCAAGTACTGTGCCAAgatgatgaacacacacatct GTAAAATCCAGGAGGTGATCCTGCAGGAGCACTTGGAGAGGGAAGACGAGGTCCTGGTGTCACTGGCGGGACTCAAGCAG ATCAAAGACATCCTGAAGGGGGCGCTGCGGTTCAACCAGAGTCAGCTGGAGGCGGAGGAGAACGAGGAGATCACCATCGCTGATGACCACTACACGTCCACGGCTGCCGCCGCAGAGGCGGCGCTCGGGGACGACAAGCGTCCGCTCGGCAGCAGGCGGAGCCAAGACCCGGAGGAGACGGAGGCAGGCGAGGACGGAcgggtggcggcggcggcggcggcagcggcgtcGGCGTCTGAGCCACAG GCGGCAGCTGGAGCCTGTGAGGAGGGCAAGAACTGGGACGACTACATCCTGGTGTCCCAGGACGAAGACCTGCTGGCTGTGGGGGGAGGCGGCGCCCGGCGCACCCCTCTGGTCCGGAGAGGCCGCGCCCTGGTGCGCATGGAGCCGGAGGGAGCGGCCGGGACCTTCCACGACCCGCtgaccgccgccgccgccgccacgtCGGGTTCCTCCAGCCCAGACGAGGGCTCCACCAACAGCAAGGACTCAGACTTCAGCATCGTGAACCCCAACGACTTGTGA
- the tbc1d5 gene encoding TBC1 domain family member 5 isoform X1 — protein MQHPNFETRHPLQPDEQQETGFDPLNSFNKNRSTGGSVDGSTHSPSTFLSYRKEWDDLFSNSNYLARIRQAGISGRLRSSRFRSVCWKLYLDALPEDKSQWINKTREQRAHYEKIKETHITNPRKAAGQQDLVVNNPLSQDEGSLWNKFFQDKELKGMIKQDVLRTFPEIRYFQDEEVRTKLTDILFCYARENEQLLYKQGMHELLAPIVFVLHCDHQAFQHASETADPSEEMKCLLNPHYLEHDAYALFSQLMETAEPWFSSYEREVRRGKEEMLTSIPFARPQDSGPSVAIVTKVNRIQDQLVKRHDVELHMHLNRLEIAPQIYGIRWVRLLFGREFPLQDLMVVWDALFADSITLDLVDYIFVAMLLYIRDALTASNFQTCLGLLMHYPPIGDINALIQKALFLRDPKNNPRPVNYQFQQNLDYYKTRGADLMNKSRSSTKAAPLNINKVSNSLLNFGRKLIAPAISGGSSSFTPINSEVHSASSNPPPAIPHPLADPPPHQELQHTQHPVQNQHYRLLKSESMPVHLNKDVVSGGVSQVSFPVQTHTDTQGQSSRTASSSPSIESLSVGRGQSSASPPLPPSRGGSDVSTSSPPLSASKKDSFFHITRSRSHSKSMSKRDTDEDLEFQVSFLQGQINDLEAMSKYCAKMMNTHICKIQEVILQEHLEREDEVLVSLAGLKQIKDILKGALRFNQSQLEAEENEEITIADDHYTSTAAAAEAALGDDKRPLGSRRSQDPEETEAGEDGRVAAAAAAAASASEPQAAAGACEEGKNWDDYILVSQDEDLLAVGGGGARRTPLVRRGRALVRMEPEGAAGTFHDPLTAAAAATSGSSSPDEGSTNSKDSDFSIVNPNDL, from the exons ATGCAGCACCCCAACTTCGAGACCCGCCACCCGCTTCAgccagatgagcagcaggagacaGGCTTTGACCCCCTCAATAGCTTTAACAAGAACCGCAGCA CAGGAGGTTCTGTCGACGGcagcactcactcaccctcAACCTTCCTGTCGTACAG GAAAGAATGGGACGACTTGTTTTCCAACAGTAATTACCTGGCCAGGATCCGACAGGCAGGCATCAGCGGGCGACTAAGGAGCAGCCGATTTCGGAGCGTGTGCTGGAAG CTGTATTTGGACGCTCTGCCGGAAGATAAGAGTCAGTGGATCAACAAGACCCGAGAGCAGCGGGCGCACTACGAGAAGATCAAAGAAACG CACATCACCAACCCTCGAAAAGCTGCAGGTCAGCAGGATCTGGTGGTCAACAACCCTCTGTCACAGGATGAAGGG AGCTTGTGGAACAAGTTCTTTCAGGATAAAGAGCTCAAAGGGATGATCAAGCAGGACGTCCTGAGAAC GTTTCCAGAGATCCGATACTTCCAGGACGAAGAAGTGAGGACCAAGCTGACGGACATTCTGTTCTGCTATGCCAGAGAAAACGAGCAGCTTCTTTACAAGCAG GGGATGCACGAGCTGCTGGCTCCCATCGTGTTCGTGCTGCACTGTGACCACCAGGCCTTCCAGCACGCCAGCGAGACGGCGGATCCCAG TGAGGAGATGAAGTGCTTGTTAAACCCTCACTACCTTGAGCATGACGCCTA TGCCTTGTTCTCTCAACTGATGGAGACAGCCGAACCCTGGTTCTCCAGCTACGAGAGAGAAGTGAGAAGG GGCAAAGAGGAGATGCTCACCAGCATCCCCTTCGCTCGGCCCCAGGATTCAGGCCCGTCTGTGGCCATAGTAACCAAAGTCAACCGCATCCAGGACCAGCTGGTGAAGAGGCACGACGTGGAGCTGCACATGCACCTGAACCGACTGGAGATCGCGCCGCAGATCTACGGCAT tcgGTGGGTGCGCCTGCTGTTCGGACGCGAGTTCCCCCTCCAGGACCTGATGGTGGTTTGGGACGCGCTGTTCGCCGACAGCATCActctggacctggtggactACATCTTCGTGGCCATGCTGCTCTACATTCGAGATGCTC tcactgcCAGTAACTTCCAGACCTGCCTGGGCCTGCTGATGCACTACCCTCCGATAGGAGACATCAACGCTCTCATCCAGAAGGCTCTTTTCCTGCGAGACCCCAAA AACAACCCACGACCCGTCAACTATCAGTTCCAGCAGAACCTGGATTATTACAAGACGCGAGGCGCTGACCTGATGAATAAGTCACG ctcctccaccaaAGCAGCTCCTCTCAACATCAACAAAGTCTCCAACAGTCTGCTGAACTTCGGCAGGAAGCTGATCGCTCCGGCGATCTCCGGCGGctccagcagcttcactccCATCAACAGCGAGGTTCACTCCGCCTCCTCCAACCCGCCGCCCGCCATCCCTCACCCGCTGGCCGACCCCCCTCCACaccaggagctgcagcacaCCCAGCATCCCGTCCAGAACCAGCACTACCGCCTGCTCAAGTCGGAGAGCATGCCGGTCCACCTCAACAAAG ATGTGGTTTCAGGTGGGGTTTCTCAGGTTTCCTTCCCAGTCCAGACTCACACTGACACTCAAG GCCAGAGCTCCAGAACGGCCAGCTCCTCTCCCAGTATAGAATCTCTGTCGGTTGGACGCGGCCAGTCCTCGGCctcgcctcctcttcctccgtcGCGAGGAGGCAGCGACGTCAgcacctcctctcctccgctcTCGGCCTCCAAGAAGGACTCCTTCTTCCACATCACTCGCTCCAGGTCCCACAGCAAGAGCATGAGCAAGAGAGACACC GACGAAGACCTGGAGTTTCAGGTGTCCTTCCTGCAGGGTCAGATCAACGACCTGGAGGCCATGAGCAAGTACTGTGCCAAgatgatgaacacacacatct GTAAAATCCAGGAGGTGATCCTGCAGGAGCACTTGGAGAGGGAAGACGAGGTCCTGGTGTCACTGGCGGGACTCAAGCAG ATCAAAGACATCCTGAAGGGGGCGCTGCGGTTCAACCAGAGTCAGCTGGAGGCGGAGGAGAACGAGGAGATCACCATCGCTGATGACCACTACACGTCCACGGCTGCCGCCGCAGAGGCGGCGCTCGGGGACGACAAGCGTCCGCTCGGCAGCAGGCGGAGCCAAGACCCGGAGGAGACGGAGGCAGGCGAGGACGGAcgggtggcggcggcggcggcggcagcggcgtcGGCGTCTGAGCCACAG GCGGCAGCTGGAGCCTGTGAGGAGGGCAAGAACTGGGACGACTACATCCTGGTGTCCCAGGACGAAGACCTGCTGGCTGTGGGGGGAGGCGGCGCCCGGCGCACCCCTCTGGTCCGGAGAGGCCGCGCCCTGGTGCGCATGGAGCCGGAGGGAGCGGCCGGGACCTTCCACGACCCGCtgaccgccgccgccgccgccacgtCGGGTTCCTCCAGCCCAGACGAGGGCTCCACCAACAGCAAGGACTCAGACTTCAGCATCGTGAACCCCAACGACTTGTGA
- the tbc1d5 gene encoding TBC1 domain family member 5 isoform X2, which yields MQHPNFETRHPLQPDEQQETGFDPLNSFNKNRSRGSVDGSTHSPSTFLSYRKEWDDLFSNSNYLARIRQAGISGRLRSSRFRSVCWKLYLDALPEDKSQWINKTREQRAHYEKIKETHITNPRKAAGQQDLVVNNPLSQDEGSLWNKFFQDKELKGMIKQDVLRTFPEIRYFQDEEVRTKLTDILFCYARENEQLLYKQGMHELLAPIVFVLHCDHQAFQHASETADPSEEMKCLLNPHYLEHDAYALFSQLMETAEPWFSSYEREVRRGKEEMLTSIPFARPQDSGPSVAIVTKVNRIQDQLVKRHDVELHMHLNRLEIAPQIYGIRWVRLLFGREFPLQDLMVVWDALFADSITLDLVDYIFVAMLLYIRDALTASNFQTCLGLLMHYPPIGDINALIQKALFLRDPKNNPRPVNYQFQQNLDYYKTRGADLMNKSRSSTKAAPLNINKVSNSLLNFGRKLIAPAISGGSSSFTPINSEVHSASSNPPPAIPHPLADPPPHQELQHTQHPVQNQHYRLLKSESMPVHLNKDVVSGGVSQVSFPVQTHTDTQGQSSRTASSSPSIESLSVGRGQSSASPPLPPSRGGSDVSTSSPPLSASKKDSFFHITRSRSHSKSMSKRDTDEDLEFQVSFLQGQINDLEAMSKYCAKMMNTHICKIQEVILQEHLEREDEVLVSLAGLKQIKDILKGALRFNQSQLEAEENEEITIADDHYTSTAAAAEAALGDDKRPLGSRRSQDPEETEAGEDGRVAAAAAAAASASEPQAAAGACEEGKNWDDYILVSQDEDLLAVGGGGARRTPLVRRGRALVRMEPEGAAGTFHDPLTAAAAATSGSSSPDEGSTNSKDSDFSIVNPNDL from the exons ATGCAGCACCCCAACTTCGAGACCCGCCACCCGCTTCAgccagatgagcagcaggagacaGGCTTTGACCCCCTCAATAGCTTTAACAAGAACCGCAGCA GAGGTTCTGTCGACGGcagcactcactcaccctcAACCTTCCTGTCGTACAG GAAAGAATGGGACGACTTGTTTTCCAACAGTAATTACCTGGCCAGGATCCGACAGGCAGGCATCAGCGGGCGACTAAGGAGCAGCCGATTTCGGAGCGTGTGCTGGAAG CTGTATTTGGACGCTCTGCCGGAAGATAAGAGTCAGTGGATCAACAAGACCCGAGAGCAGCGGGCGCACTACGAGAAGATCAAAGAAACG CACATCACCAACCCTCGAAAAGCTGCAGGTCAGCAGGATCTGGTGGTCAACAACCCTCTGTCACAGGATGAAGGG AGCTTGTGGAACAAGTTCTTTCAGGATAAAGAGCTCAAAGGGATGATCAAGCAGGACGTCCTGAGAAC GTTTCCAGAGATCCGATACTTCCAGGACGAAGAAGTGAGGACCAAGCTGACGGACATTCTGTTCTGCTATGCCAGAGAAAACGAGCAGCTTCTTTACAAGCAG GGGATGCACGAGCTGCTGGCTCCCATCGTGTTCGTGCTGCACTGTGACCACCAGGCCTTCCAGCACGCCAGCGAGACGGCGGATCCCAG TGAGGAGATGAAGTGCTTGTTAAACCCTCACTACCTTGAGCATGACGCCTA TGCCTTGTTCTCTCAACTGATGGAGACAGCCGAACCCTGGTTCTCCAGCTACGAGAGAGAAGTGAGAAGG GGCAAAGAGGAGATGCTCACCAGCATCCCCTTCGCTCGGCCCCAGGATTCAGGCCCGTCTGTGGCCATAGTAACCAAAGTCAACCGCATCCAGGACCAGCTGGTGAAGAGGCACGACGTGGAGCTGCACATGCACCTGAACCGACTGGAGATCGCGCCGCAGATCTACGGCAT tcgGTGGGTGCGCCTGCTGTTCGGACGCGAGTTCCCCCTCCAGGACCTGATGGTGGTTTGGGACGCGCTGTTCGCCGACAGCATCActctggacctggtggactACATCTTCGTGGCCATGCTGCTCTACATTCGAGATGCTC tcactgcCAGTAACTTCCAGACCTGCCTGGGCCTGCTGATGCACTACCCTCCGATAGGAGACATCAACGCTCTCATCCAGAAGGCTCTTTTCCTGCGAGACCCCAAA AACAACCCACGACCCGTCAACTATCAGTTCCAGCAGAACCTGGATTATTACAAGACGCGAGGCGCTGACCTGATGAATAAGTCACG ctcctccaccaaAGCAGCTCCTCTCAACATCAACAAAGTCTCCAACAGTCTGCTGAACTTCGGCAGGAAGCTGATCGCTCCGGCGATCTCCGGCGGctccagcagcttcactccCATCAACAGCGAGGTTCACTCCGCCTCCTCCAACCCGCCGCCCGCCATCCCTCACCCGCTGGCCGACCCCCCTCCACaccaggagctgcagcacaCCCAGCATCCCGTCCAGAACCAGCACTACCGCCTGCTCAAGTCGGAGAGCATGCCGGTCCACCTCAACAAAG ATGTGGTTTCAGGTGGGGTTTCTCAGGTTTCCTTCCCAGTCCAGACTCACACTGACACTCAAG GCCAGAGCTCCAGAACGGCCAGCTCCTCTCCCAGTATAGAATCTCTGTCGGTTGGACGCGGCCAGTCCTCGGCctcgcctcctcttcctccgtcGCGAGGAGGCAGCGACGTCAgcacctcctctcctccgctcTCGGCCTCCAAGAAGGACTCCTTCTTCCACATCACTCGCTCCAGGTCCCACAGCAAGAGCATGAGCAAGAGAGACACC GACGAAGACCTGGAGTTTCAGGTGTCCTTCCTGCAGGGTCAGATCAACGACCTGGAGGCCATGAGCAAGTACTGTGCCAAgatgatgaacacacacatct GTAAAATCCAGGAGGTGATCCTGCAGGAGCACTTGGAGAGGGAAGACGAGGTCCTGGTGTCACTGGCGGGACTCAAGCAG ATCAAAGACATCCTGAAGGGGGCGCTGCGGTTCAACCAGAGTCAGCTGGAGGCGGAGGAGAACGAGGAGATCACCATCGCTGATGACCACTACACGTCCACGGCTGCCGCCGCAGAGGCGGCGCTCGGGGACGACAAGCGTCCGCTCGGCAGCAGGCGGAGCCAAGACCCGGAGGAGACGGAGGCAGGCGAGGACGGAcgggtggcggcggcggcggcggcagcggcgtcGGCGTCTGAGCCACAG GCGGCAGCTGGAGCCTGTGAGGAGGGCAAGAACTGGGACGACTACATCCTGGTGTCCCAGGACGAAGACCTGCTGGCTGTGGGGGGAGGCGGCGCCCGGCGCACCCCTCTGGTCCGGAGAGGCCGCGCCCTGGTGCGCATGGAGCCGGAGGGAGCGGCCGGGACCTTCCACGACCCGCtgaccgccgccgccgccgccacgtCGGGTTCCTCCAGCCCAGACGAGGGCTCCACCAACAGCAAGGACTCAGACTTCAGCATCGTGAACCCCAACGACTTGTGA